Within the Rosa rugosa chromosome 2, drRosRugo1.1, whole genome shotgun sequence genome, the region TAGATCTCAGATTACCTATCCCTACCTTTCTCCCAATTTTCAACTCTCAGTTTCTTCACACAACAGGTGCACGTCTCCCTCATCAATCAGTTTTTTCAACGAATGTTCACCGGTTCGGTGCTCCGACTTCGGTGTTGTATCGTATGTCTTACAACGGCACGTCAGCGATTCTGCTGCTGCCTTTCTCGATTCCtatttcttttttatgttttctttggttACCGTTCCGCCTGGCATTTTCTTGCCTGGTGATCTGCTGATGGTGTTCAATGGCGTTTTGTctggttttgagatttggttgtTGGATTCTGCATGGGATTTGGTGTGTTCACTGGTTGCATTCCTCGTGGTGTCTCTGTATCACGCAATGGATCGGTTTGTGGCGGTGTTAGCACCAGCTATTTCCTTCTCCGTTGGGTCTGCAATTGGGCTGAACCTGTGGTGGTGCTCCGATGTCGGGATGAACTGGGTGTATTCCAATTTTCCGATGGCAAACAATACTGTGACGTCTCTGGGTCACTTAACTAGTCGACAGGTGGCTGGTTATGTTTATGCTGCTGTCCTTTCCTCCCTTGGAGGGTTTGCTACTTGGATGGATAATGGTTCCCACTTGTTTTGTTTATCTTCTGTTTGTTTGCGTTATCCCCACACAGTGGGCTTTGTaagtgtgtttgtgtttgtaaaGTTTTGTTTCTCTAATAAAAATTATCCTTccactgccaaaaaaaaaaaaaaaaaaatagtatcatgtgacataaaaaaaTAGCAACAAATGAGTAAAACTAATCACATGCGTCAATAAATAACATCATGTAAAGTTTCAATTATTAAAAATGTTTGCAACTTTTATATGCTATGGAAAACTAATTGACTAATTGTGGTCTTAAACATAAAAAAGATATTCAATCCGATAAGTATGAAAACACCAGCAGTACTGGCAGATCGGAAAATGACATGTCTCCAAACAAATGCAATGACTGCTGCTGGATGGATTGTAATGGGAAATAAAGCAAAAGCTTCATGCATTATGTGATTTAGACCAATCCCTAAAAGATATAGAATATTATCCGGACTAATTAAGTTTGTCCCCAATTTTATGTTCAAATACAATGTAATGGTATCTCATTTTGTTTATATATGTTTAATTTTATCTATATCTCgcaaataaattaaaaataacaTATTGAAACTAGCATCAACACATATTTTTTTAACCGAAGTTTGTATTCTTAGTGTTGTGATTTGTGAACATGTATAAGATAGTTGATAGAATTGGTGAAGCATGGAGGTAGGTGTTGAGAAAAAGTGCGtggatttgatttgatttcttttGCATTAGAGCAACTTAAACGCATCTCCACCTAGTTCTATCATGCATTTATTCCAGAAATGGATGTTAAAGAAAAAAGCACCACCGTCTCTTTCTCTTTAATGGGACGacaacttcttttcttttctttctttttttttcaattgaaagAGAATAATGGTATCCTTCTCTTTTAGCCAAATATTCTAGGAAGTGTCGCTTCCAAGTTTCAGGGTATAATTCCGACCTTTATGTAAAAATAATCTTGCTCGTTACTTAATAAAGCTATGTATGTACAGAAGATAAAATTAAATGAGACAGATCGTGTCATGTAACACGTTTAACTCAAAAAAGTGatataaaattatataaattttttttttaaaagaaaaataatggaTAAAACTATAAACAGAAAGATTTTTACACCAGAAAAACACTGCATACCCTAGTACCCTCTCAATATGGCGCGTCCAAACCACTCTCCAACCTTGTCTTCTTTGCAGAGCACTCTTCTGTGGATTTTTTTACAGTGAGTTTAACTTGACTTGGCCATTTGGCGCGTGGTTCTTCCTTAATCTAGAATCAAAGAACCATGTTTGCCACCAAATAAAATAACCTGCCTTTATGAGAAGGAGTTGTCTGATGGGTcaccccttctctctctctctctatggaTTCAACAAACCATAGCGCCCTCTGAACCGCATCAAGTCACCATCTTTTTATAACCATCTCTCACCCTTTTCTGGTTTTAAGTTGCTACTGGTTTCATTCTCTTCTTGTTTTTTCAGCTATGTATGGTTTGTTTACCAGCTCTGCAGCCGTAGTTTTTTATGGATGTTGAAGCTGCCAAAGCCCACAAAAAGTCCATATCTAGGTGATTCTTGAACTGGGTTTCTGTGGGTGTTTCGGTTGAGGACAAAAAAATCCAAGCTTTGGGCTGCTTCTGAGGTATTGATTGCTTTACGGGCTTTTTGAATTTGGGGTGCTTTCTATTTCATTTGCCAGTTGGAAGAAATTCATAGCTGTAGATTGTGGGTTTCTTGTGTTGATAGGGTGCAGTGAAGAAAAGTCGATTCTTTGTTGTTCCTATGTTTTAGATGTTGCTTTGTGTGTATGTTAAGGTATTTCAGATGAAGGTGTTGTGGAAAAGGAATTGGTGTTATTGTTTTGTGTAAAATTTGGATTTTGGGGATTGGTTTATCTGGACAGAATTTGTGAAAAGTTCAGAGCTTTAGTCTGGTTTCGGATTTGGTTCTGCTGGATTTCAGAGTGAGACTATTTGGTGGTGTAACATAGGCAAGAAATTGCATTCAGAATAAGGTCTTTTTCAGAAGGGCCTTTGTATATTTATCTCGAAAAGAGAAAGATGCAACGAGTTCGATTGTCCTCTCAACAGGCGCCTGTACTCAAGCTAGGGGATTCTCAGATCACATTATCTCCAAAATTTAGGCTAGCGGTTATCCAATCTTCTTTGATGGATCCATCGTCGGAACTAGAGTTATCACTTAGGGGAGAACCCCTCATTCCTGGTCTACCTGATGATGTGGCGCTTAACTGTCTCCTTCGGCTTCCTGTGGAAAGCCACACAGCAAGCAAAGCTGTATGCAAGCGCTGGCATCTACTGCTTGGTAGTAAAGAGCGGTTTTTCACTCGTAGAAAAGAAGTAGGGTTTAAAGACCCGTGGCTTTTTGTCTTTGCATTCCACAAGTGCACTGGAAAGATTCAGTGGCAGGTTCTTGATCTCACTCATTTCTCGTGGCACACAATCCCTGCCATGCCTTGCAAAGACAAAGTTTGTCCCCATGGGTTCAGATGTGTTGCAATTCCCCATGAGGGCACTCTCTTTGTTTGTGGTGGTATGGTCTCTGATGTGGATTGTCCGCTGGATTTGGTCCTGAAATATGAAATGCAGAAGAATCGATGGACTGTGGTGAACCAGATGGTGAGTGCCAGGTCTTTTTTTGCAAGCGGAGTGATTGATGGG harbors:
- the LOC133729251 gene encoding F-box/kelch-repeat protein At1g30090; its protein translation is MQRVRLSSQQAPVLKLGDSQITLSPKFRLAVIQSSLMDPSSELELSLRGEPLIPGLPDDVALNCLLRLPVESHTASKAVCKRWHLLLGSKERFFTRRKEVGFKDPWLFVFAFHKCTGKIQWQVLDLTHFSWHTIPAMPCKDKVCPHGFRCVAIPHEGTLFVCGGMVSDVDCPLDLVLKYEMQKNRWTVVNQMVSARSFFASGVIDGMIYVAGGNSADLFELDSAEVLDPAEGSWRSIASMGTNMSSYDAAVLDGKLLVTEGWLWPFYVSPRGQVYDPRTDNWESMAVGLREGWTGSSVVIYGHLFVVSELERMKLKVYDADTDSWEPIEGLPLPEQICKPFAVNSCDCTIYVVGRNLHVAVGNISRVSRKGSSENKWHFSVRWHVVDAPDNLSDFTPSSSQVLFA